The following is a genomic window from Candidatus Eremiobacterota bacterium.
GGCGTCGGTGTTGATCACCTCGATCGTCTTGCCGTTCATCGCGCGCAGGATGTCGCCCGGCTTCATCGCGCGGTGTCCCGGCAAGTTCTCCGACGAGGGAACCAGCCCGATCACGTTGAGCTTCGGGCGCAGCTTGCCGATCGCCCACAGCGCGGCGATCACGCCGGCGCCGCCCGACATGTCGTACTTCATCTCGTGCATGTTCTCGGCCGGCTTGATCGAGATGCCGCCGGAGTCGAACGTCAGGCCTTTGCCGACCAGCGCGAGCGTCTCGCTCGAGGACGGATCGCCTTTGTACGTCATCACGCTGAGCGTGGCGGGCTCGTCGGAGCCGCGCGAGACGCCGAGCAGCGAGCCCATCCCGAGCTTGAACATCCGCGCTTCGTCGAGCACGTCGAACTCGAGGCCGGCGTCGGCGGCGAGCTCCTTCGCGCGGTTCGCGAGATGCGTCGGCGTCATGTCGTTCGCCGGCGTGAGCGCCATCTTGCGCGCCGCGTTGACCGCTTCGCCGAGAATCGTGCCGCGCTGTACGCCGCTCTCGACCGCTTGCCGATCGTACGAGCCGGTGAGGATCGTGACGTCGGTCGTGACGACGGGCTTGTCGGGCTCGGTGCGGTAGAGCGTCGTGTCGAGCGTCGCGGCGATCGCGCCTTCGGCTGCGAACGACGCGCCGAGCGCGGCTTCGACGCCGGCGGGGAGCGCGATCGCGAGCGTCGTCGCGCCGCGCTTGCCGAGATGGCGGACCGCGGTGCCCGCGTACTTCGCGAGCGCGGCGGGGGTGAGCTTCTCGCGCTCGCCGAGCCCGACGGCCAGGACGCGCTTGAACGGCGCGCCGGGCGCGTGGATCAGCGCCGTCTCGTTCGGCTTGCCGGTGAGCTCGCCGCTCGCGAGCACGCCGGCGAGCTCGCCGCCGAGGACCTTGTCGACCTCGGCTGCGACGCCGTCGACGCCGCCGTTCGCGAAGACCGGAACGACGAGCGCGCCGGTCGCGACCGACGTCGCAGCGTCGTTCGAGACGTGGACCTGCATGGATTCCTCCGGATGGACAGAAGCGGTCGAACCGACCGTGATGGACAACCTGTTTGCGATTATGCGCGTTGCGCTTGAGGCCCTGTGAGCGACGCGTACGCCAAGGCCGGCGTCGACATCGCGGCGGGAAATCTGGCAGTTCAGCGGTACCGCGACGTGACGGCTGCTTGGACGCATCCGGATCAGCTCGGCTCGCTCGGTGGGTTCAGCGGGCTTTTCCGGCTCCCCGGTGACCCCAAGCGCGCCCTCGTCGGCTCGACCGACGGCGTCGGCACCAAGATCCTCATCGCCGCCGCGCTGCGCCGCTACGACTCGGTCGGCGCCGACCTCGTGAACCACTGCGTGAACGACATCCTGGTGACGGGTGCCGATCCGTTGTTCTTCCTCGACTACCTGGCGGTCGGGAAGCTCGATCCGGAGGTGGCGGCGGAAGTCGTCGCCGGCGTTC
Proteins encoded in this region:
- a CDS encoding leucyl aminopeptidase; this translates as MQVHVSNDAATSVATGALVVPVFANGGVDGVAAEVDKVLGGELAGVLASGELTGKPNETALIHAPGAPFKRVLAVGLGEREKLTPAALAKYAGTAVRHLGKRGATTLAIALPAGVEAALGASFAAEGAIAATLDTTLYRTEPDKPVVTTDVTILTGSYDRQAVESGVQRGTILGEAVNAARKMALTPANDMTPTHLANRAKELAADAGLEFDVLDEARMFKLGMGSLLGVSRGSDEPATLSVMTYKGDPSSSETLALVGKGLTFDSGGISIKPAENMHEMKYDMSGGAGVIAALWAIGKLRPKLNVIGLVPSSENLPGHRAMKPGDILRAMNGKTIEVINTDAEGRLILADALCYARELGATKIVDAATLTGACVIALGHAASGVMSNDDAFAERFLSVVADVGERYWRLPLFPDYDQQIKSDIADLKNTGGRPAGAETAGTFLKHFVDDKPWIHLDVAGTAYLDGESSFMAKGPTGTPVRAFVNIVEDLAKNGVPTNGAVAKPAAAAAV